One window from the genome of Elaeis guineensis isolate ETL-2024a chromosome 5, EG11, whole genome shotgun sequence encodes:
- the LOC105046132 gene encoding uncharacterized protein isoform X2 — protein MEDFSAKDLSTIGGIATVSLLHSFIPTHWLPFSIVARAQKWTLSRTLLVTAFGAVLHVISTSLLGITAITMANTIAGEETVHRLASLLLIILGGSYVLLFVCGKGGHNHSHNHPMEKMAVAGLILVPALSPCATTLPVFLAVGNSSSMMVLAIIVLLFSTVTVMTSLVALSFYGASQIKFHWVERYDNLIVGSVLCLVGILTYVFHDHDG, from the exons ATGGAGGATTTCAGCGCGAAGGATTTGTCCACTATTGGAGGGATCGCGACCGTCTCGCTGCTACATTCCTTCATCCCCACGCACTGGCTCCCTTTCTCCATTGTCGCCCGCGCCCAGAAATGGACCCTCTCCAGAACTCTCCTcgtca CTGCATTTGGAGCTGTCCTTCATGTGATTTCGACGTCCCTGCTTGGCATTACTGCAATTACCATGGCTAACACGATCGCTGGTGAGGAAACAGTGCATAGACTTGCTTCCTTGCTTCTCATAATTCTTGGAGGAAGTTATGTGCTGCTATTTGTATGTGGTAAGGGAGGCCATAATCACTCCCACAACCATCCCATGGAGAAGATGGCTGTGGCTGGACTTATTCTTGTACCAGCATTATCTCCTTGTGCAACAACACTACCAGTTTTCCTTGCCGTTGGCAACTCCTCATCTATGATGGTGCTAGCTATTATTGTTCTGCTATTCAG TACTGTAACTGTGATGACTTCTCTAGTAGCCCTCTCATTTTATGGTGCCAGCCAGATCAAATTTCACTGGGTGGAGCGCTACGACAATCTCATTGTAGGCTCAGTGCTTTGCCTGGTTGGAATACTGACATATGTGTTTCATGATCATGATGGTTAG
- the LOC105046132 gene encoding uncharacterized protein isoform X3 produces the protein MANTIAGEETVHRLASLLLIILGGSYVLLFVCGKGGHNHSHNHPMEKMAVAGLILVPALSPCATTLPVFLAVGNSSSMMVLAIIVLLFSTVTVMTSLVALSFYGASQIKFHWVERYDNLIVGSVLCLVGILTYVFHDHDG, from the exons ATGGCTAACACGATCGCTGGTGAGGAAACAGTGCATAGACTTGCTTCCTTGCTTCTCATAATTCTTGGAGGAAGTTATGTGCTGCTATTTGTATGTGGTAAGGGAGGCCATAATCACTCCCACAACCATCCCATGGAGAAGATGGCTGTGGCTGGACTTATTCTTGTACCAGCATTATCTCCTTGTGCAACAACACTACCAGTTTTCCTTGCCGTTGGCAACTCCTCATCTATGATGGTGCTAGCTATTATTGTTCTGCTATTCAG TACTGTAACTGTGATGACTTCTCTAGTAGCCCTCTCATTTTATGGTGCCAGCCAGATCAAATTTCACTGGGTGGAGCGCTACGACAATCTCATTGTAGGCTCAGTGCTTTGCCTGGTTGGAATACTGACATATGTGTTTCATGATCATGATGGTTAG
- the LOC105046132 gene encoding uncharacterized protein isoform X1 has protein sequence MEDFSAKDLSTIGGIATVSLLHSFIPTHWLPFSIVARAQKWTLSRTLLVSLGVVVPEGVCTLCLLTCKQYNDAAFGAVLHVISTSLLGITAITMANTIAGEETVHRLASLLLIILGGSYVLLFVCGKGGHNHSHNHPMEKMAVAGLILVPALSPCATTLPVFLAVGNSSSMMVLAIIVLLFSTVTVMTSLVALSFYGASQIKFHWVERYDNLIVGSVLCLVGILTYVFHDHDG, from the exons ATGGAGGATTTCAGCGCGAAGGATTTGTCCACTATTGGAGGGATCGCGACCGTCTCGCTGCTACATTCCTTCATCCCCACGCACTGGCTCCCTTTCTCCATTGTCGCCCGCGCCCAGAAATGGACCCTCTCCAGAACTCTCCTc GTTTCATTGGGGGTTGTTGTGCCAGAAGGGGTGTGTACCTTGTGTCTACTCACTTGCAAACAATACAATGATG CTGCATTTGGAGCTGTCCTTCATGTGATTTCGACGTCCCTGCTTGGCATTACTGCAATTACCATGGCTAACACGATCGCTGGTGAGGAAACAGTGCATAGACTTGCTTCCTTGCTTCTCATAATTCTTGGAGGAAGTTATGTGCTGCTATTTGTATGTGGTAAGGGAGGCCATAATCACTCCCACAACCATCCCATGGAGAAGATGGCTGTGGCTGGACTTATTCTTGTACCAGCATTATCTCCTTGTGCAACAACACTACCAGTTTTCCTTGCCGTTGGCAACTCCTCATCTATGATGGTGCTAGCTATTATTGTTCTGCTATTCAG TACTGTAACTGTGATGACTTCTCTAGTAGCCCTCTCATTTTATGGTGCCAGCCAGATCAAATTTCACTGGGTGGAGCGCTACGACAATCTCATTGTAGGCTCAGTGCTTTGCCTGGTTGGAATACTGACATATGTGTTTCATGATCATGATGGTTAG